CGCGCGTCCGGCGACTGGCGGAACGATGCGGGATCGAGGAACGGCGGATTGGTGACGACCAGATCCGCGCGCTCCGTGTCGATGGCAGCGCGCCGCGCGGCTGGCGAGAGAATGTCGAGCTCGAGCACGCGGGCGCGGGACGGCAGGTTCGCGGCCGCATTCTCGGCGGCGAGCGCGGCGCTCGTCGGGTCGTTCTCGATCAAGCGCACCCGGGCGTCGGCGCAGCGAAGGGCCAGCGCGAGGCCTGCCGTGCCGACGCCGGCGCCGACATCGTCGACGAGGCCGGCGAAGCTTGGCGGCACGCAGGCCGACAGCAGCATGGCATCCGTGCCGGCGCGATGCCCGTGCGCCGGCTGCCGCAGCATCAGGCGGCCGCCGCAGAACGCATTGAGGGTGGTTTGGCCACCGCTCGCGGCGGTGTCAGCCACGCTTCAGCTCGCCGAGCAGGCCCGCCCCATGCAGCGCCATGCGGGCGCGCGGCAGGTCGTCGGCATCGATGAGCATGCGCCGCGGCAGGAAGCCGGAGGAGCCCTCGAGGACGCTCATGTGCTGGTCGGCCACGAGAATGCCGATCTCGTGCTCCGCCATCAGCGCCTCGATGCGCGAGATCAGGACGATGTCGTTGGTACGCAGAAGCTCGATCATGCCTGGATGCCTGGCGGCCGGACCGCGGCATCTTGCACGCGCCCCAAGCCCTCGCAAGGCGCGCGGTTGCCGTTCATGACGCCGCGTTCTAAGTAGCCTCCGACACGCGGAGTAAGCCTTTGGGCCTGGTGGTTCCCCTCGAAGAGAAGACGGCCGACTCCGGAATACGCGCGCTGACCGACCTTGTCGCGGACGGCATGTCGCGGGTCGACGAGACGATTCTCTCGCGTGCGGCCTCCCACGTCTCGATGATCCCCGACGTCGCCCGCCACCTCATCGCGTCGGGCGGCAAGCGCCTGCGGCCGATGCTGACGCTCGCGACGGCCTCCATGTGCGGCTACGAGGGGGCTGGACACGTCAAGCTCGCCGCGGCTGTCGAGTTCATGCACACCGCGACCCTGCTCCACGACGACGTCGT
This Beijerinckiaceae bacterium RH AL1 DNA region includes the following protein-coding sequences:
- a CDS encoding Methyltransferase (ID:RHAL1_02160;~source:Prodigal:2.6), with amino-acid sequence MADTAASGGQTTLNAFCGGRLMLRQPAHGHRAGTDAMLLSACVPPSFAGLVDDVGAGVGTAGLALALRCADARVRLIENDPTSAALAAENAAANLPSRARVLELDILSPAARRAAIDTERADLVVTNPPFLDPASFRQSPDARRRAAHVIGEGGLAGWVAACLDLLAPRGTLVLIHRADATLTLLEALGTPTAGVTLLPVYPRAGGDASRVLLRLARGSRAPLRIAPALVLHQADGRFTPEAERLHRGEGALSW
- a CDS encoding hypothetical protein (ID:RHAL1_02161;~conserved protein of unknown function;~source:Prodigal:2.6), which produces MIELLRTNDIVLISRIEALMAEHEIGILVADQHMSVLEGSSGFLPRRMLIDADDLPRARMALHGAGLLGELKRG